One Pirellulales bacterium genomic window carries:
- a CDS encoding acyl-CoA carboxylase subunit beta has protein sequence MAIPQELLDDLRRRRETISLGGGQDRLDKVREKGMLGARERLDVLFDAETLQEWGQHVEHSCRDFGLDGKPMPCDGVITGVGLVEGRAVAAFSQDATVGGGALGARHAKKICDVMDYAGECGMPFVAINDSGGARIQEGVDSLSGYGQVFYRNVMLSGCVPQIAVIAGNCAGGAAYSPALMDFLIMTRDNANMFICGPQVIKAATGVDVTMAEIGGAEANAAVSGNVHFIADDDKHALAITRDLLSYLPSNNVEDPPHRPSPDLVMDKDEAMNALVPEDFKQALDMHAVIGRLVDQGRFLEVHRSFAANIIVGFARVDGIVVGLIANQPQVKAGTLDIDASDKGARFIRFCNAFNIPILTLVDVPGFLPGVSQERGGIIRHGAKMLFAYASATVPKITVITRKAYGGSYLAMCSRDLGADVVLAWPTAEIAVMGADGAVNVLYRKELAEAADKQAIRQQLVEEYRDRFASPYMAASRGMITDVIEPAETRAIVSLALRNTLTKRATRPPKKHGLIPL, from the coding sequence ATGGCCATTCCGCAAGAATTGCTCGACGACCTGCGCCGCCGGCGCGAAACGATCAGCCTGGGCGGGGGCCAGGACCGCTTGGACAAGGTCCGCGAGAAGGGCATGCTGGGGGCGCGCGAGCGGCTCGACGTCCTGTTCGACGCGGAGACCCTCCAGGAATGGGGACAGCACGTCGAGCATTCGTGCCGCGACTTCGGGCTCGACGGCAAGCCGATGCCGTGCGACGGCGTGATCACCGGCGTCGGGCTGGTCGAGGGTCGGGCCGTCGCCGCGTTCAGCCAGGACGCCACCGTCGGCGGCGGGGCCCTCGGCGCCCGGCACGCCAAGAAGATCTGCGACGTGATGGACTACGCCGGCGAGTGCGGCATGCCCTTCGTCGCGATCAACGACTCGGGAGGCGCCCGAATTCAGGAGGGGGTCGACTCGCTTTCCGGCTACGGGCAGGTCTTCTACCGCAACGTGATGCTCTCGGGCTGCGTCCCGCAGATCGCGGTCATCGCCGGCAACTGCGCCGGCGGGGCGGCGTACTCGCCCGCCCTGATGGACTTTCTGATCATGACCCGCGACAACGCCAACATGTTCATCTGCGGCCCGCAGGTGATCAAAGCGGCGACGGGGGTCGACGTGACGATGGCCGAGATCGGCGGCGCCGAGGCCAACGCCGCGGTGAGCGGCAACGTCCACTTCATCGCCGACGACGACAAGCACGCGCTCGCCATCACCCGCGACCTGCTCTCGTATCTTCCCTCGAACAACGTCGAGGATCCGCCGCACCGTCCTAGTCCGGATCTGGTGATGGACAAGGACGAGGCGATGAACGCGCTGGTGCCCGAAGACTTCAAGCAGGCGCTCGACATGCACGCAGTGATCGGCCGGTTGGTCGACCAGGGACGGTTCCTGGAGGTCCACCGCTCGTTCGCCGCGAACATCATCGTCGGCTTCGCCCGGGTCGACGGGATCGTCGTCGGGCTGATCGCGAATCAGCCGCAGGTGAAGGCGGGGACTCTTGACATCGACGCTTCGGACAAAGGCGCCCGATTCATCCGGTTCTGCAACGCATTCAACATTCCGATCTTGACCCTGGTGGACGTCCCCGGGTTCCTGCCCGGGGTGAGCCAAGAGCGCGGAGGGATCATACGCCACGGGGCCAAGATGCTGTTCGCCTACGCCTCGGCGACCGTCCCCAAGATCACGGTCATCACGCGCAAGGCGTACGGCGGATCCTACTTGGCGATGTGCAGCCGCGACCTGGGGGCCGACGTCGTATTGGCTTGGCCGACGGCCGAGATCGCCGTGATGGGGGCCGACGGCGCGGTCAACGTGCTGTATCGCAAGGAACTCGCCGAGGCGGCCGACAAGCAGGCGATACGCCAGCAGTTGGTCGAGGAGTACCGCGATCGATTTGCGTCGCCGTACATGGCCGCGTCGCGAGGAATGATCACCGACGTCATCGAGCCGGCCGAGACACGAGCGATCGTCTCACTGGCGTTGCGAAACACCCTGACGAAGCGGGCGACTCGGCCCCCGAAAAAGCACGGGTTGATCCCGCTGTAG
- a CDS encoding cation:proton antiporter codes for MPGFHELFLTVLLQLAAIVAAARLGAWAFRRAGQPEVVGEILVGVLLGPSLLGKIAPSWMQLVPAPETEFCFRALSELGLVLFMFLIGLEFDFTHLRHVGRTASRVAVAGIVTPFALGAATALAIHGSVAAETPRLGFTMFVATALSITAIPILGRIMIELKIHRSRLGALTITAAAVDDVLGWILLAGVSALVRDGFQAWPLVESLGLLIVFCAATFFAARPLCLRLVHFAAGAPETSGAGAPRARQLDLAATAILLVFVLLSAAATSAIGVFAIFGPFVLGAALSRERPLAEAVTRQWRTLVYALLLPVFFTSTGLRTDVGRLDSPWLWGVCLLVIAAATAGKMLGCGLAAWTGGCTIRESSCVAVMMNTRALMGLVAINVGRELGVVPDAVFTMLVLMALVTTVITTPILRRLIAGMPGLETEQPEHNLDTLAAPEGR; via the coding sequence ATGCCCGGATTTCACGAACTGTTCCTGACCGTGCTCTTGCAGTTGGCGGCGATCGTCGCCGCGGCGCGGCTGGGGGCGTGGGCGTTTCGCCGCGCAGGGCAGCCCGAGGTCGTCGGCGAAATCCTCGTGGGGGTGCTCTTGGGCCCGTCGCTGTTGGGCAAGATCGCCCCCTCGTGGATGCAGCTCGTCCCCGCTCCCGAGACGGAGTTCTGCTTCCGGGCCCTCAGCGAACTGGGGCTCGTGCTGTTCATGTTCCTGATCGGGCTGGAGTTCGACTTCACCCACCTGCGGCACGTGGGGCGAACGGCTTCGCGCGTCGCCGTGGCCGGGATCGTCACGCCGTTCGCCCTGGGCGCCGCAACCGCCCTGGCGATACACGGTTCGGTCGCCGCAGAAACTCCGCGGCTGGGGTTCACGATGTTCGTGGCGACGGCGCTGTCGATCACGGCGATCCCGATCCTGGGACGGATCATGATCGAACTGAAGATCCACCGCTCGCGTCTGGGAGCCCTGACGATCACAGCCGCGGCGGTCGACGACGTGCTGGGGTGGATCCTGCTGGCCGGAGTCAGCGCACTGGTGCGCGACGGATTCCAGGCGTGGCCGCTCGTGGAATCGCTGGGGCTGTTGATCGTGTTCTGCGCGGCGACGTTCTTCGCGGCGAGGCCGCTGTGCCTGCGGCTGGTGCATTTCGCCGCCGGCGCCCCGGAGACGTCGGGCGCCGGGGCGCCCCGCGCGCGGCAGCTTGATCTGGCCGCCACCGCGATCCTGCTGGTGTTCGTCCTGCTGAGCGCCGCGGCCACCAGCGCGATCGGCGTGTTCGCCATCTTCGGGCCGTTCGTGCTGGGCGCCGCGCTCTCGCGCGAGCGCCCGCTTGCCGAGGCCGTGACGCGGCAATGGCGCACGCTGGTCTACGCCTTGCTGTTGCCGGTGTTCTTCACCTCGACCGGGCTGCGCACCGACGTCGGGCGGCTCGACTCCCCGTGGCTGTGGGGGGTTTGCCTGCTGGTGATCGCCGCCGCCACGGCGGGGAAGATGTTGGGCTGCGGACTGGCCGCCTGGACCGGCGGCTGCACGATCCGCGAGAGTTCCTGCGTCGCCGTGATGATGAACACCCGCGCGCTGATGGGGTTGGTGGCGATCAACGTGGGGCGGGAGTTGGGAGTCGTCCCCGACGCGGTGTTCACGATGCTCGTGCTCATGGCCCTGGTGACGACCGTGATCACCACCCCGATTCTGCGCCGCCTGATCGCCGGGATGCCGGGGTTGGAGACTGAACAGCCTGAGCACAATCTGGACACGCTCGCGGCCCCCGAAGGTCGCTGA
- a CDS encoding tetratricopeptide repeat protein codes for MSTTIPSDSDSRERRPAPPSGDTPPGNAALLARVLVEAHASRYDNAVKLAHGKGGQELEVQNALAVCLMRTGHVEEAVRILRGLVMQPGSTWMRKDRPVHLKVNFATALMLEGHTSGALEMLGDLEGETTPHVPLLRAAVRRWEKSLPWLAWLDWKVNRVAPHERRVAIDFEPGEFGTP; via the coding sequence GTGTCCACGACAATTCCATCCGACTCCGACTCGCGCGAGCGCCGCCCCGCGCCGCCGAGCGGCGACACGCCCCCCGGCAACGCCGCGCTGCTGGCCCGGGTGCTGGTCGAGGCGCACGCGAGCCGCTACGACAACGCCGTCAAGCTGGCCCACGGCAAAGGGGGCCAAGAACTGGAAGTGCAAAACGCCTTGGCGGTCTGCCTGATGCGGACCGGCCATGTCGAGGAGGCGGTCCGCATCCTCCGCGGGTTGGTCATGCAACCCGGCTCGACCTGGATGCGCAAAGACCGGCCGGTTCACCTCAAAGTGAACTTCGCGACGGCGCTGATGCTCGAGGGCCACACGAGCGGGGCCCTCGAGATGCTGGGCGATCTCGAAGGCGAAACGACGCCACACGTTCCGTTGCTGCGGGCCGCGGTGCGTCGCTGGGAGAAGTCGCTGCCGTGGCTGGCGTGGCTCGACTGGAAGGTCAACCGCGTCGCCCCGCACGAACGGCGAGTCGCGATCGACTTCGAGCCGGGCGAGTTCGGCACGCCGTAG
- a CDS encoding MMPL family transporter encodes MERSSPRPAVSLATLVIAAFLAPLVGLFALRAVKSNRNDMSEWLPASYEETAQLEWFRSKFATDQFVVISWDGCTLGEPTNGLADDPRIERLARALREARLPERDGTPGARCFQQVTTGREALDDLTAPPANLPRKLAIERLQGTLLGPDGRQTCILATLARSTEHKLRDVVGRPLAGPWGLRKAKQTPLFKAIVQAGLRPDEVRLGGPPIDNVSIDEEGERTLARLAVLSGAFGAALAWWSLRSFRMMMVVFGCGAACAAISLALVSLTGGAVDAILMSMPALVYVLAVSGAIHFINYYRLAANEHGVDAAVNHAVEHAWKPALLCSVTTAIGLASLSTSDILPICRFGLYSAAGVLATLGVLFTMLPAVLRYWPWRPAGVVVLGEEEAEATPDNVWSRYTHGIFKRRRLVLAGSAATIFGLCLGLPRVETTIDLLKLFSPDARLVQDYQWYEEHLGRLVPMELVIRFPAETLQEDLPVDAPLAQLIHSHSFLERLDLVELVERNIRTRLGAEGDDLVGATMSAATFTRPVSDPGLGYGRTGERYVAAEELLDHRRQIADTGYLTVDPDTGEELWRVSVRVAAFHTVDHGELVARLRAAIEPIFAAERSNARALRALAAERGEPPRGSRLVLFSPEGIQTWARTSASLLAGKRVLAAGVAKKFAGLQPAEIDALKNYDGVILSPGASKEDRAELVAAGARVVAAADLDLAPSDGSDVGVVYTGAVPIVYKAQRELLSSLIQSTWWSFATITPLMMFVCRSVAAGAIVMIPNTLPVLVVFGGMGWLGVPVDIGSMMAASIALGVAVDDTIHFLAWFRQDLARLRDRMLAVEAAYGRSAAPTLQAALINGLGLSVFATSSFTPTQRFGWLMLAILVAGVVAELVMLPALLFSPLGNAFRPQGLGVVRTDGSRAAGCGDDAPAA; translated from the coding sequence ATGGAACGATCCTCCCCCCGGCCGGCCGTCTCGCTGGCCACGCTCGTTATCGCTGCGTTCTTGGCCCCGCTCGTCGGCCTGTTCGCCCTGCGCGCCGTCAAAAGCAACCGCAACGACATGTCCGAGTGGCTCCCCGCGAGTTACGAGGAGACGGCCCAACTCGAATGGTTCCGCAGCAAGTTCGCGACTGACCAATTCGTGGTCATCAGTTGGGACGGCTGTACGCTTGGCGAACCGACGAACGGGTTGGCCGACGACCCGCGAATCGAACGACTCGCCCGAGCGCTGCGCGAGGCGCGACTTCCCGAGCGGGACGGAACCCCCGGCGCCCGCTGCTTTCAACAAGTGACCACGGGGCGCGAGGCGCTCGACGATCTGACGGCTCCTCCCGCGAATCTCCCGCGCAAGCTGGCGATCGAGCGACTGCAAGGCACGCTCTTGGGTCCCGACGGTCGGCAGACCTGCATTCTCGCGACGCTCGCCCGGTCGACCGAGCACAAACTTCGCGATGTCGTCGGCCGGCCGCTCGCCGGGCCTTGGGGATTGCGCAAGGCGAAGCAGACGCCGCTGTTCAAGGCGATTGTCCAGGCGGGGCTCAGGCCAGACGAGGTGCGACTCGGAGGCCCGCCGATCGACAACGTGTCCATCGACGAAGAGGGCGAACGGACGCTCGCCCGGCTGGCCGTCTTGTCGGGGGCCTTCGGCGCTGCGCTCGCGTGGTGGTCGTTGCGCAGTTTCCGCATGATGATGGTCGTCTTCGGTTGCGGGGCGGCCTGCGCCGCGATTTCGCTGGCGCTGGTGTCGCTGACCGGCGGGGCGGTCGACGCGATCCTCATGTCGATGCCGGCCTTGGTCTACGTGTTGGCCGTGTCGGGGGCGATCCACTTCATCAACTACTATCGGCTCGCTGCGAACGAGCACGGCGTCGATGCGGCGGTGAACCACGCCGTCGAGCACGCCTGGAAGCCCGCCTTGTTGTGCTCGGTGACGACCGCCATCGGATTGGCGTCCCTCTCGACGAGCGACATCTTGCCGATTTGTCGGTTCGGGCTCTATTCGGCCGCCGGGGTCCTGGCCACGCTGGGGGTCTTGTTCACGATGTTGCCGGCGGTGCTCAGGTACTGGCCTTGGCGCCCTGCGGGCGTCGTCGTGTTAGGCGAGGAAGAAGCCGAGGCGACGCCCGACAATGTCTGGTCGCGTTATACGCACGGCATTTTCAAACGCCGCCGGCTCGTGCTTGCCGGCAGCGCGGCGACGATCTTCGGTTTGTGCCTGGGGTTGCCGCGGGTCGAGACGACCATCGACCTGTTGAAGCTCTTCAGCCCCGACGCCCGGCTCGTGCAGGATTACCAATGGTACGAGGAGCATCTCGGCCGCTTGGTGCCGATGGAACTTGTGATTCGTTTCCCCGCCGAGACTCTGCAGGAGGATCTGCCCGTCGACGCTCCGCTGGCGCAACTCATTCACAGCCACTCCTTCTTGGAACGGCTCGATCTGGTCGAGCTGGTCGAACGAAACATCCGCACCCGACTAGGCGCCGAGGGAGACGACCTCGTGGGCGCTACGATGTCGGCCGCCACGTTCACTCGCCCGGTGAGCGACCCCGGGCTGGGCTACGGCCGCACGGGCGAGCGGTACGTCGCCGCCGAGGAACTGCTCGACCATCGTCGGCAGATTGCCGACACCGGCTACTTGACCGTCGATCCCGATACGGGCGAAGAGTTGTGGCGCGTGAGCGTGCGGGTTGCGGCGTTTCACACGGTCGACCACGGCGAACTGGTCGCCCGACTGCGCGCGGCGATCGAGCCGATTTTCGCCGCCGAGCGCAGCAACGCCCGCGCCCTCCGCGCGCTGGCCGCTGAACGGGGCGAGCCGCCGCGCGGCAGCCGGCTCGTGCTCTTCTCGCCCGAGGGAATCCAAACCTGGGCTCGCACCAGCGCATCGCTGCTGGCCGGCAAGCGAGTGCTCGCCGCAGGGGTCGCCAAGAAGTTCGCCGGTCTGCAGCCGGCCGAAATCGACGCCCTCAAGAATTACGACGGCGTGATCCTCAGTCCCGGCGCCTCGAAAGAAGATCGGGCCGAACTTGTCGCGGCCGGGGCGCGGGTCGTCGCCGCGGCCGACCTCGATCTCGCCCCGAGCGACGGCAGCGACGTGGGCGTCGTCTACACCGGAGCCGTGCCGATCGTCTACAAGGCCCAGCGCGAACTGCTCAGCAGCCTCATTCAAAGCACCTGGTGGTCGTTCGCCACGATCACGCCGCTCATGATGTTCGTCTGCCGCAGCGTGGCCGCCGGCGCGATCGTGATGATTCCCAACACGCTCCCCGTGTTGGTCGTATTCGGCGGCATGGGGTGGCTGGGCGTGCCGGTCGATATCGGCTCGATGATGGCCGCCAGCATTGCGCTGGGGGTGGCGGTCGACGACACGATCCACTTCCTCGCGTGGTTCCGGCAAGACTTGGCCCGGTTGCGCGACCGCATGCTGGCGGTCGAGGCGGCGTACGGCCGGTCGGCCGCGCCGACCCTGCAGGCGGCGCTCATCAACGGGCTGGGACTGTCGGTGTTCGCCACCAGCTCGTTCACGCCGACGCAACGCTTCGGCTGGCTCATGCTGGCGATCCTCGTCGCCGGGGTCGTCGCCGAACTGGTCATGCTCCCCGCGCTGCTGTTCAGCCCCCTGGGCAACGCCTTCCGACCGCAAGGCTTAGGCGTCGTGCGAACCGACGGCAGCCGCGCTGCAGGTTGCGGGGACGACGCTCCCGCGGCGTAA
- a CDS encoding sodium ion-translocating decarboxylase subunit beta: MGALEYLGAKASQLVQTTAFVEMTWGNAMMIVIGLCFVYLAIAKHYEPLLLVPIGFGVVVGNIPPAAGMNVGVYQEGSVLWYLYQGVSQGIFPPLIFLGIGAMTDFSTMLSNPKLVLLGAAAQVGVFGTFLGALVLGFSPQESGAIGIIGGADGPTAIFLSSKLAPKLLGAIAIAAYSYMALVPVIQPPIMYLLTTKNERLIRMKAPRHVSRRERIIFPIAAFLICGLLAPGAIVLIGMLFFGNLLKECTVTERLANTARTAMIDVVTIVLGFCVGASTSADHFLTPQSIGIFALGAASFATATAGGILFAKFMNLFLREKINPLLGAAGVSAVPDSARVVHVIGQKEDPQNFLLMHAMAPNVAGVIGSAVAAGVLWSQLAR; this comes from the coding sequence ATGGGCGCATTGGAATACCTCGGCGCGAAAGCCTCGCAGCTCGTCCAAACGACGGCCTTCGTCGAGATGACGTGGGGCAACGCGATGATGATCGTCATCGGGTTGTGCTTCGTCTACCTGGCAATCGCCAAGCACTACGAGCCGCTGCTGTTGGTGCCGATCGGGTTCGGCGTGGTCGTGGGCAACATCCCCCCGGCCGCGGGCATGAACGTCGGCGTGTACCAGGAAGGGAGCGTCCTGTGGTACCTGTACCAGGGGGTCTCGCAGGGGATTTTTCCGCCCCTGATCTTCCTGGGAATCGGCGCGATGACCGATTTTTCGACCATGCTGTCGAACCCCAAGCTGGTGCTGTTGGGCGCCGCGGCTCAGGTGGGGGTGTTCGGCACGTTCCTGGGAGCGCTCGTGCTGGGGTTCTCGCCCCAGGAGTCGGGCGCCATCGGCATCATCGGCGGAGCGGACGGCCCCACGGCGATCTTTCTGTCGTCGAAGCTGGCCCCCAAGCTGCTGGGCGCCATCGCCATCGCCGCTTACTCGTACATGGCCCTGGTGCCGGTCATTCAGCCGCCGATCATGTACCTGCTGACGACCAAGAACGAGCGGCTGATCCGCATGAAGGCCCCGCGGCACGTGTCGCGCCGCGAGCGAATCATCTTCCCGATCGCCGCGTTTCTGATCTGCGGGCTGTTAGCCCCTGGCGCCATCGTGCTGATCGGCATGCTGTTCTTCGGCAATCTGCTGAAGGAGTGCACGGTGACCGAGCGACTCGCCAACACGGCCCGCACGGCGATGATCGACGTCGTGACGATCGTGCTGGGATTCTGCGTGGGCGCCAGCACCAGCGCCGACCACTTCCTCACGCCCCAGTCGATCGGCATCTTCGCCCTCGGCGCCGCGTCGTTCGCCACCGCGACCGCGGGAGGAATTCTGTTCGCGAAGTTCATGAACTTGTTCCTTCGCGAGAAGATCAACCCGCTGTTGGGCGCCGCGGGGGTGTCGGCCGTCCCCGACTCGGCCCGGGTGGTGCACGTCATTGGGCAGAAAGAAGACCCGCAAAACTTCCTGCTCATGCACGCGATGGCCCCCAACGTGGCGGGAGTCATCGGCTCGGCCGTCGCCGCGGGCGTGCTCTGGTCGCAATTGGCCCGCTGA
- a CDS encoding biotin/lipoyl-binding protein, which translates to MKKLRITVGKKTYDVTVEVLGEDPPAASAPAAATPLGAPPAAAAPATGPAASAPRAAAGPGAVVSPMAGVVKSVLVKPGDEVAAGMVLAVLEAMKMENNITAPHAGTVAAVKVAEGESVQDGQELVTLE; encoded by the coding sequence ATGAAAAAGTTGCGCATCACCGTCGGGAAAAAGACCTACGACGTCACGGTCGAAGTGCTCGGCGAGGATCCCCCCGCGGCCTCGGCTCCGGCGGCGGCGACCCCGCTCGGCGCCCCGCCTGCTGCGGCGGCCCCGGCGACCGGTCCTGCGGCCTCGGCCCCGCGCGCCGCAGCCGGTCCCGGCGCCGTGGTCAGCCCGATGGCCGGGGTCGTGAAGAGCGTCCTGGTGAAACCGGGCGACGAAGTCGCGGCGGGGATGGTCCTGGCCGTGCTCGAGGCGATGAAGATGGAGAACAACATCACGGCGCCGCACGCCGGAACCGTCGCCGCGGTCAAGGTCGCCGAGGGCGAGTCGGTGCAAGACGGCCAGGAACTGGTGACGCTGGAGTAA
- a CDS encoding DedA family protein → MNAPAAETELDPSPGEPVAPRPGVIRRLYNWVLHWAETPYGTPALAAISFAESSFFPIPPDVLQIALSASRPRRSFFYAAVSAVASVAGAVLGWLIGYGAWEALDDFFYRYVPGVTPEIVAHVGELYRDNAFWTIFTAAFTPIPFKVITIAAGVFHGYVPLATLVVAAAIGRGGRFFLVGTCMWWFGPGVRRILEKHLEWITLALGAAVIAGFAALKLLAH, encoded by the coding sequence ATGAACGCCCCCGCCGCCGAGACCGAACTCGATCCGTCTCCCGGAGAACCGGTCGCGCCGCGGCCGGGCGTGATCCGCCGGCTGTACAATTGGGTCCTCCACTGGGCCGAAACCCCGTACGGGACGCCGGCGCTGGCGGCCATTTCGTTCGCCGAGAGCTCGTTCTTTCCGATCCCGCCCGACGTGCTGCAGATCGCACTGTCGGCGTCGCGACCGCGGCGCTCGTTCTTCTATGCGGCGGTCAGCGCCGTCGCCTCGGTCGCCGGGGCCGTGCTGGGGTGGCTGATCGGGTACGGCGCGTGGGAGGCGCTCGACGACTTTTTTTATCGCTACGTGCCGGGGGTGACTCCCGAGATCGTCGCCCATGTGGGCGAGCTGTATCGCGACAACGCCTTCTGGACGATCTTCACCGCGGCCTTCACGCCGATTCCGTTCAAGGTGATCACGATTGCCGCGGGAGTGTTTCACGGTTACGTCCCGCTCGCGACGCTCGTGGTCGCCGCGGCGATCGGGCGCGGCGGACGGTTCTTCTTGGTCGGAACGTGCATGTGGTGGTTCGGTCCCGGAGTGCGGCGGATCCTGGAAAAGCACCTGGAATGGATCACGCTCGCCCTGGGGGCCGCGGTGATCGCGGGGTTCGCGGCGCTCAAGCTGCTGGCGCACTGA
- a CDS encoding dodecin domain-containing protein → MSSYYKLIEVIGTSEVSWDDAAKNALEVAGQRLADLRVAEVTRCDIKIDQGKIIYRTRLNVSFKYVEGGL, encoded by the coding sequence ATGAGCAGTTACTACAAGCTGATCGAAGTGATCGGCACCAGCGAAGTGTCCTGGGACGACGCGGCGAAGAACGCCCTGGAGGTCGCCGGCCAGCGACTGGCCGATTTGCGCGTCGCCGAGGTGACTCGCTGCGACATCAAGATCGACCAAGGCAAGATCATTTACCGCACCCGGCTCAACGTGTCGTTCAAGTACGTCGAGGGGGGACTGTAG
- a CDS encoding OadG family protein — translation MTLTPLIAAADVAAKSFELTWEPLWDDLGLPLALMGITVVFLALVAITSFISNLPRLMSWIERLSPRAKPEPAVTKPVDELSEELVAVLTAAVETVLGPGHRVIRTHELTPRELAWAQQGRWQHQTSHKPR, via the coding sequence ATGACGCTCACACCCCTTATTGCCGCCGCCGACGTCGCCGCGAAGTCGTTCGAGCTGACGTGGGAGCCCCTGTGGGACGACCTGGGTCTTCCGCTGGCGCTCATGGGAATCACCGTCGTGTTTCTCGCACTGGTGGCAATCACGTCGTTCATCTCCAACTTGCCGCGGCTGATGTCGTGGATCGAGCGGCTGTCGCCCCGGGCGAAGCCCGAGCCCGCCGTGACGAAACCGGTCGACGAGTTGTCGGAGGAGCTCGTGGCGGTCCTCACGGCCGCCGTGGAAACCGTGCTTGGCCCCGGGCACCGCGTCATCCGGACGCACGAGCTCACCCCCCGTGAATTGGCGTGGGCGCAGCAAGGCCGTTGGCAACACCAAACGTCTCACAAGCCCCGCTAA